One genomic window of Polynucleobacter sp. HIN11 includes the following:
- a CDS encoding UvrD-helicase domain-containing protein — MYADLLENLNPEQREAVTLSPTHPDGRPQSALILAGAGSGKTRVLTTRIAWLIQTGQISPIGVLAVTFTNKAAKEMLTRLGAMLPINTRGMWVGTFHGLCNRLLRAHHRDAGLPSTFQILDTQDQLSAIKRLLKSLNVDDEKFPPRQLQYFIANAKERGKRAKDLDPGDDFEARMIQLYEAYDAQCQREGVCDFSELLLRSYELLKHQELIRTHYQERFKHILIDEFQDTNALQYAWLKLLAGNGQMTSSSVFAVGDDDQSIYAFRGADVENMRLYDRQFKPVTVKLEQNYRSHGHILDAANHLIAHNQDRLGKNLRTEAGVGEPVRIYEAASDGMECAWLIDEIKALIRGGMSRSEIAVLYRSNAQSRIIEHGLFSANIPYRVYGGLRFFERAEIKHALAYMRLLENPNDDTSFARVVNFPARGIGARSIEALQDAAKQYQCSFYAAASFIEGKAGNSISGFVRLIEHLRDATKHNTLPETVEYVIQHSGLIQHYLTEREGQDRVENLQELINAATAFVAEEGYGQDVQAATPPSPEQAGVEDISPLAGFLAHASLEAGDNQAEAGQDAIQLMTVHSAKGLEFSAVFMTGLEEGLFPHENSISEPRGLEEERRLMYVAITRAKERLYLSHTQSRMLHGQVRYNMPSRFLDELPAESLKHLTPKAKDARWGATSWQKGRSVNTNSVDELWWGGNESDVPVRNDQVSNAIVTSSLQLEQNKKRGHSFRVGQEVFHTKFGEGRVTAVEGEGVDAKAQVNFKRHGAKWLQLSIAKLVAVET, encoded by the coding sequence ATGTACGCTGATTTACTTGAGAACCTCAATCCTGAACAACGGGAGGCGGTGACCCTATCTCCAACTCACCCCGACGGACGCCCTCAATCAGCGCTGATTTTGGCGGGTGCAGGTAGCGGCAAGACTCGAGTTTTAACCACCCGCATTGCTTGGCTGATTCAAACGGGGCAAATTTCTCCGATTGGGGTTTTGGCGGTGACCTTTACCAATAAAGCAGCCAAAGAGATGTTGACCCGTTTGGGTGCGATGCTCCCCATCAATACCCGAGGCATGTGGGTAGGAACCTTTCATGGTCTGTGTAATCGATTACTACGCGCGCACCATCGTGATGCGGGCCTGCCATCGACCTTTCAAATCTTAGATACCCAAGATCAACTCTCGGCGATTAAGCGGCTTCTAAAAAGTCTTAATGTCGATGATGAGAAATTCCCGCCGCGGCAATTGCAGTACTTTATTGCCAATGCCAAGGAGCGGGGCAAGCGTGCCAAGGATCTCGATCCGGGTGATGATTTTGAGGCTCGCATGATCCAACTGTATGAGGCATACGATGCCCAGTGTCAGCGCGAAGGCGTGTGTGACTTCTCGGAGCTCTTATTGCGAAGTTATGAGTTACTTAAACACCAAGAGTTAATCCGCACACACTATCAGGAGCGCTTTAAACATATCCTGATTGATGAGTTTCAGGACACCAATGCCTTGCAATATGCTTGGCTCAAGCTCTTAGCCGGCAATGGTCAGATGACTAGCAGCTCGGTATTCGCGGTTGGTGACGATGATCAGAGTATCTATGCATTTCGGGGTGCAGATGTCGAGAACATGCGACTTTATGATAGGCAATTTAAGCCTGTAACCGTGAAGTTGGAGCAAAACTATCGCTCCCATGGGCATATCCTCGATGCCGCTAACCATTTGATTGCACACAATCAAGATCGTTTGGGCAAGAACCTGCGTACTGAGGCGGGTGTTGGTGAGCCCGTTCGTATTTATGAGGCTGCGAGTGATGGCATGGAGTGCGCTTGGTTGATTGATGAGATCAAAGCTTTGATTCGTGGCGGTATGAGTCGTAGCGAGATCGCAGTGCTTTATCGCAGCAATGCGCAGTCGCGCATTATTGAGCACGGGCTGTTCTCGGCCAATATTCCGTATCGCGTTTACGGGGGCCTGCGCTTTTTTGAACGCGCCGAGATTAAGCACGCATTAGCTTATATGCGCTTACTTGAAAATCCCAATGATGACACCTCCTTTGCGCGGGTTGTGAACTTCCCAGCACGCGGGATTGGAGCGCGTTCGATTGAGGCCTTGCAAGACGCTGCCAAACAATACCAGTGCTCATTCTATGCAGCAGCCTCGTTCATCGAGGGTAAAGCCGGTAATAGCATCTCGGGGTTTGTGCGCCTCATTGAGCATTTGCGAGATGCGACCAAACACAATACTTTGCCGGAGACGGTAGAGTATGTGATTCAGCATAGCGGCCTAATTCAGCATTATTTGACCGAGCGTGAGGGGCAAGATCGCGTCGAGAACTTGCAGGAACTCATTAATGCCGCCACTGCATTTGTAGCCGAAGAGGGTTATGGTCAAGACGTTCAAGCAGCCACGCCACCTAGTCCTGAGCAGGCGGGCGTGGAGGATATTTCTCCCTTGGCAGGATTTTTGGCTCACGCCTCGCTCGAGGCTGGTGACAATCAAGCCGAGGCCGGTCAAGACGCCATTCAGTTGATGACCGTACATTCGGCTAAAGGCTTAGAGTTCTCCGCCGTGTTTATGACTGGTCTCGAAGAAGGATTGTTTCCGCATGAGAACAGCATTTCAGAGCCCCGTGGACTTGAGGAAGAGCGACGCCTCATGTATGTGGCAATCACCCGAGCGAAGGAACGGTTGTATCTTTCGCATACGCAGTCACGCATGCTCCATGGTCAAGTGCGTTACAACATGCCCTCACGCTTTTTAGATGAATTGCCCGCTGAGAGCCTCAAACACTTAACACCTAAAGCAAAAGATGCCCGCTGGGGAGCAACATCGTGGCAAAAAGGACGATCTGTAAATACAAACAGTGTCGATGAGTTGTGGTGGGGCGGCAACGAGAGTGATGTGCCTGTGCGCAATGATCAGGTGAGTAACGCGATTGTCACAAGCTCTCTCCAGTTAGAGCAAAACAAGAAGCGCGGACATTCTTTTCGGGTTGGTCAAGAAGTATTTCATACTAAGTTTGGTGAAGGGCGTGTGACCGCAGTAGAAGGTGAAGGAGTCGATGCCAAGGCGCAAGTGAACTTCAAACGCCATGGCGCAAAGTGGTTACAACTATCGATTGCCAAGCTGGTGGCAGTTGAGACCTAA
- a CDS encoding BPSS1780 family membrane protein: MNLNPVATNEGYVWVRQGVWLFKQNPLGFLMLVFMYVFLAQLAIMIPLAGVFAVLILTPALSVGFMTACRQTIQKDRILPTVYLAAFRSNNPEVKKRILQLGLVYTLMIFTMSLIASMVIDFQALLPFITNDKPITSEVMQQLYYSLMIGGILYIPVAMLMWFAPVLVAWADMPPSKALFVSWMACWTNKGAFFYYITIWSVVLIVIPLTLGMIMDIIGLSRYASFVVAPFSMAALTVMYCSFFATWKGCFTGNDYEQLPN; encoded by the coding sequence ATGAATCTCAATCCCGTTGCAACCAATGAAGGCTATGTATGGGTCCGCCAGGGGGTTTGGCTCTTCAAGCAAAACCCGCTAGGCTTCTTGATGTTGGTCTTTATGTATGTTTTTCTGGCTCAGCTAGCCATCATGATTCCATTGGCTGGAGTATTTGCGGTCCTCATTTTGACCCCTGCCTTATCGGTTGGCTTCATGACCGCGTGTCGTCAAACGATTCAAAAGGATCGGATTTTGCCAACCGTCTATTTGGCAGCGTTCCGCTCGAATAACCCTGAGGTTAAAAAACGCATCTTGCAACTAGGACTGGTGTATACCCTCATGATCTTCACCATGAGCTTAATTGCGAGTATGGTGATTGATTTTCAGGCGCTCCTGCCATTCATTACCAATGACAAACCGATCACCTCTGAGGTCATGCAGCAGTTGTATTACTCACTGATGATCGGTGGTATTTTGTATATTCCAGTAGCCATGCTGATGTGGTTTGCGCCCGTCTTGGTGGCATGGGCTGATATGCCACCGAGCAAAGCTTTATTTGTTAGCTGGATGGCGTGCTGGACCAATAAAGGCGCGTTCTTTTACTACATCACCATCTGGAGCGTAGTGCTGATTGTGATTCCGCTCACGCTAGGAATGATCATGGATATCATCGGTTTGAGCCGTTACGCGTCCTTTGTGGTGGCGCCCTTCTCCATGGCTGCATTAACGGTGATGTATTGCTCGTTCTTTGCGACCTGGAAGGGTTGCTTTACGGGTAATGATTACGAGCAGTTACCGAATTAG
- a CDS encoding homoserine kinase, whose translation MAVYTSLTLDEIAPRIANDFSIGNAIELKGIHGGIENSNFFLDCQTSEINYYVLTIFERLSAAQLPYYLELMLHLANQGISVPKPIANRAGQLWFEIKGKPAAIVTKLLGQSELTPQSEHCDAVGRELAKMHLAGQSFALSQPNLRSLSWWQETVPVIVPHLNTSQKELLLSEMQFQETFFQSSVYESLPEGPCHCDLFRDNVLFTRHHGQESLGGFFDFYFAGNDKWLFDLAVTANDWCLEDPFTNGSGALNRQRLHALLASYMGVRPLTDGEEASWSAMLRAAALRFWISRLWDFYLPRNAQMLTPHDPTHFERILRNRRHTS comes from the coding sequence ATGGCGGTTTATACCTCCCTCACTCTTGATGAGATCGCTCCTCGCATTGCTAACGATTTTTCAATTGGCAATGCCATCGAACTTAAAGGTATTCATGGTGGGATTGAGAACTCCAATTTCTTTCTGGATTGCCAAACCTCTGAAATCAATTACTATGTTCTGACCATCTTTGAACGGTTAAGCGCTGCGCAACTGCCCTATTACTTGGAGCTAATGCTTCATCTTGCCAATCAAGGCATCTCAGTTCCCAAGCCGATTGCCAATCGTGCTGGACAGCTATGGTTTGAGATCAAAGGAAAACCGGCAGCGATTGTCACCAAACTCTTGGGTCAATCAGAACTTACCCCCCAGAGCGAGCATTGCGATGCCGTGGGTAGAGAGTTAGCGAAAATGCATCTGGCTGGGCAATCGTTTGCGCTATCCCAACCCAATTTACGCAGCCTCTCCTGGTGGCAAGAGACCGTTCCTGTCATCGTGCCACACCTTAATACGTCTCAAAAAGAATTGCTCTTATCCGAGATGCAATTTCAGGAGACATTTTTTCAATCCTCGGTATACGAGTCTCTTCCTGAGGGCCCTTGCCATTGCGATCTCTTTCGGGACAATGTGCTTTTTACTCGCCACCATGGTCAAGAATCCTTAGGTGGTTTTTTTGACTTCTACTTTGCGGGCAATGACAAATGGTTATTTGATTTAGCCGTCACTGCCAATGATTGGTGTTTGGAGGATCCCTTTACCAATGGCTCAGGCGCTCTTAATCGCCAGCGTTTACACGCCTTATTAGCATCCTATATGGGAGTGCGTCCACTCACCGATGGCGAGGAGGCATCGTGGAGCGCGATGTTACGTGCAGCCGCTCTGCGGTTTTGGATCTCGCGGCTTTGGGATTTTTATCTACCGCGTAATGCACAGATGCTCACCCCGCATGATCCAACCCATTTTGAGCGAATCCTACGTAACCGCCGTCACACAAGTTAA
- the polA gene encoding DNA polymerase I, with protein MSAHQLLLVDGSSYLYRAFHAMPDLRNSAGEPTGAIYGMVNMMRRARAEIGADHIACVFDAKGKTFREDLYPEYKAHRSPMPEDLVAQIEPIHEVVKALGWPVLMISGVEADDVIGTLARQATEMGWSTVISTGDKDLAQLVNDKVTLVNTMTNEKLDRTGVVAKFGVPPERIVDYLAIIGDSVDNVPGVHKAGPKTANKWLAEYGDLDQLIAHASEIKGVVGDNLRASLDWLPKARELLTVKLDCDLNPHIGSLHDLHAKPEDPSQLRALFERYAFKSWLKELDAKSLSAPTSQSATNHSDTPVFQESLSQESQAPSKGEIARDYTCVTTQEVFEQWLQKIKHATLTCIDTETTSLDPLQAELVGISLSVEEGKACYIPVAHRTGEEQLERNWVLARLKPWLENPEAKKLGQNLKYDIHVFGNYQIQVQGVEHDTLLESYVLESHLSHSMDNLAQRHLGVKTIQYEEVCGKGVHQIGFDQVDLKTATEYAAEDADITLRLHHHLWPQLERMPSLRYVYEQIEMPAMRVLGIMESNGITIDREKLAIQGQEVGKKLLVLEKEIHQLAGQPFNIQSPKQIGEILFGQLQLPVVKKTPSGAPSTDEEVLQKLAEDFPLPARILDYRSLAKLMSTYIEKLPRMINPKTGRVHTNYAQAVAVTGRLASNDPNLQNIPVRTEEGRRIREAFVPQSGYRLVSADYSQIELRIMAHIAEDENLLAAFKAGKDIHQATAAEIFAIPLEQVSSEQRRYAKVINFGLIYGMSAYGLASNLKIERAAAQQYIAKYFERYPGVAQYMERTREEARANGYVETVFGRRLWLPDIKANGPRRQGAERAAINAPMQGTAADLIKMAMVAVQNWLEQEQLKTRMLLQVHDELVFEAPPEELEHLKSSLPQLMGSIAELKVPLIVSIGVGDNWEEAH; from the coding sequence ATGTCAGCACACCAATTACTCCTTGTCGACGGCTCTAGTTACCTCTACCGAGCCTTTCATGCCATGCCGGATCTACGAAATAGTGCTGGGGAGCCGACCGGGGCAATCTACGGTATGGTCAATATGATGCGACGCGCCCGTGCAGAAATTGGTGCCGATCACATTGCCTGTGTATTTGATGCCAAGGGCAAGACCTTCCGAGAGGATTTATATCCTGAGTACAAGGCGCATCGTTCCCCCATGCCCGAGGATTTGGTGGCACAAATCGAGCCAATTCATGAGGTGGTAAAGGCGCTTGGCTGGCCAGTTCTAATGATCTCTGGCGTCGAGGCTGATGATGTGATTGGTACGTTGGCCCGGCAAGCTACTGAGATGGGCTGGTCAACCGTGATCTCCACGGGCGATAAAGACCTTGCGCAACTCGTGAATGACAAAGTGACCTTAGTTAACACCATGACCAATGAGAAATTAGATCGCACGGGGGTGGTAGCTAAATTTGGTGTGCCACCGGAGCGCATTGTGGATTATCTAGCGATTATTGGGGATAGCGTGGATAACGTTCCAGGAGTTCATAAGGCAGGGCCTAAAACCGCAAATAAATGGTTAGCTGAGTATGGTGATTTGGATCAACTCATCGCCCACGCGAGTGAAATTAAAGGAGTGGTGGGTGATAACTTACGAGCGAGTCTTGATTGGTTGCCCAAGGCCAGAGAACTGCTGACAGTAAAACTCGATTGCGATCTCAATCCGCACATCGGTTCATTACATGATTTACACGCGAAGCCCGAAGACCCAAGCCAACTGAGAGCACTCTTTGAGCGCTACGCATTTAAATCATGGTTGAAGGAACTAGACGCTAAGAGTCTATCTGCTCCAACTTCACAGAGCGCAACGAATCATTCAGATACCCCAGTCTTCCAAGAGTCTCTTTCGCAGGAGTCTCAAGCACCATCTAAAGGTGAGATTGCGCGTGACTACACATGCGTGACAACCCAAGAAGTGTTTGAACAATGGCTACAGAAAATTAAGCATGCCACATTAACCTGTATTGATACCGAGACCACGAGCCTAGATCCCTTACAAGCCGAGCTGGTTGGGATTTCCTTATCGGTTGAAGAGGGTAAGGCTTGTTACATCCCGGTTGCGCATCGTACTGGCGAAGAGCAACTGGAACGGAATTGGGTGCTCGCTCGACTAAAGCCCTGGCTTGAGAATCCTGAAGCGAAGAAGCTTGGTCAAAATCTTAAATACGACATACACGTCTTTGGCAATTATCAAATTCAGGTGCAAGGAGTGGAGCACGACACCTTACTCGAATCTTATGTATTGGAGTCGCACCTCAGTCACAGCATGGATAACTTAGCCCAGCGCCATTTGGGAGTGAAGACCATTCAATATGAAGAGGTCTGTGGCAAGGGCGTGCATCAAATTGGCTTTGATCAGGTGGATCTCAAAACTGCGACCGAGTATGCCGCTGAAGATGCTGACATCACCCTACGCCTTCATCACCATTTATGGCCACAATTGGAACGCATGCCCAGCTTGCGGTACGTGTATGAACAGATCGAAATGCCAGCGATGCGCGTCTTGGGCATCATGGAAAGTAATGGCATCACGATTGATCGCGAGAAGTTAGCAATCCAGGGGCAGGAGGTCGGCAAAAAACTCCTCGTCCTCGAAAAGGAGATCCATCAACTGGCTGGTCAGCCATTTAATATCCAATCGCCTAAGCAGATCGGTGAAATTCTGTTTGGGCAACTGCAACTCCCCGTGGTCAAAAAAACCCCATCAGGGGCACCATCGACTGACGAAGAGGTCTTACAAAAACTAGCCGAGGATTTTCCCTTGCCTGCGCGGATTTTGGATTACCGCAGTTTGGCCAAGTTGATGTCGACCTATATCGAGAAACTGCCGCGTATGATCAATCCCAAAACAGGGCGCGTGCATACCAATTACGCCCAAGCCGTTGCGGTCACCGGCCGTTTGGCGTCAAACGATCCTAATTTGCAAAATATTCCAGTTCGCACTGAAGAGGGTCGTCGGATTCGAGAGGCCTTTGTTCCTCAGTCAGGCTATCGCTTGGTTTCTGCGGATTACTCGCAAATCGAGCTGCGCATCATGGCGCACATTGCCGAGGATGAAAACTTATTAGCTGCGTTTAAGGCGGGTAAGGATATTCATCAAGCGACAGCGGCCGAGATCTTTGCGATTCCACTGGAGCAAGTGAGCTCGGAGCAACGGCGCTATGCCAAAGTGATTAACTTTGGTCTCATCTACGGCATGAGCGCCTATGGACTAGCCAGCAATTTAAAGATCGAGCGCGCAGCTGCTCAGCAGTACATTGCAAAATATTTTGAGCGTTACCCAGGCGTTGCCCAATATATGGAACGAACTCGAGAAGAGGCTCGTGCCAATGGGTATGTAGAAACCGTATTTGGGCGACGCTTATGGTTACCCGACATTAAGGCCAATGGTCCAAGACGGCAGGGCGCTGAGCGCGCAGCGATTAATGCGCCAATGCAAGGAACGGCCGCTGATCTTATTAAGATGGCGATGGTCGCCGTACAAAATTGGCTAGAACAAGAGCAACTGAAGACCCGCATGCTCTTGCAAGTGCATGATGAGCTCGTCTTTGAGGCCCCGCCTGAGGAGCTTGAGCATCTAAAATCATCCCTACCTCAACTGATGGGATCGATTGCTGAACTCAAGGTGCCTCTGATTGTAAGTATCGGAGTTGGCGATAATTGGGAAGAAGCACACTAG
- a CDS encoding dienelactone hydrolase family protein — translation MRNDHMRNDLGRRDFMKTSLKASTATVTAGALGIGFVAASDPVLAQAIKTDFTGIKAGEQDIPVGSFNMPAYISRPEKASGPLPIVIVVSEIFGVHEYIADTTRRFAKLGYMAIAPEFFTRAGDPNTFGTIAEIQSNIVAKTPDAQVLGDLKAAIAWAGKNGGDLKKVGVTGFCWGGRITWLAATMPEVKAGVAWYGRLVGDKTANNPRQPVEIAADLKAPVLGLYGSADTGIPLDTVEQMKAALAKASSNPAAKASKFEIYPDAPHAFHADYRNTYREGPAKDGWAKCLAWFKQYGVS, via the coding sequence ATGAGGAACGATCATATGCGCAATGATTTAGGTCGACGTGATTTCATGAAGACCTCACTGAAAGCCTCAACAGCAACGGTGACCGCCGGAGCCTTGGGGATTGGCTTTGTAGCCGCTTCGGATCCTGTTTTGGCCCAAGCGATTAAAACCGACTTTACTGGCATTAAAGCGGGTGAGCAGGATATTCCGGTGGGTAGTTTTAATATGCCGGCTTATATTTCTCGTCCCGAGAAAGCGAGTGGCCCATTACCCATCGTGATTGTCGTGAGTGAGATTTTTGGTGTACATGAGTACATCGCTGACACCACTCGGCGCTTTGCAAAATTGGGTTATATGGCGATTGCGCCAGAGTTCTTTACCCGTGCAGGCGATCCCAATACCTTTGGAACCATTGCTGAGATTCAGAGCAATATTGTGGCTAAGACACCCGATGCTCAAGTATTGGGCGATCTCAAGGCTGCGATTGCCTGGGCTGGTAAAAATGGCGGCGATCTTAAAAAAGTCGGTGTCACTGGATTTTGCTGGGGTGGACGCATTACCTGGTTAGCAGCAACGATGCCTGAGGTGAAGGCGGGCGTAGCTTGGTATGGACGCCTGGTGGGCGATAAAACCGCTAATAACCCCAGACAACCCGTTGAGATTGCAGCTGATCTGAAAGCTCCCGTATTGGGTCTCTATGGTTCAGCTGATACTGGTATTCCACTCGATACCGTGGAGCAAATGAAAGCAGCGCTCGCTAAAGCAAGTTCCAATCCTGCGGCGAAAGCCTCCAAGTTCGAGATCTATCCAGATGCCCCACATGCCTTTCATGCGGACTATCGCAATACCTACCGCGAGGGTCCCGCAAAAGACGGCTGGGCAAAATGCCTAGCTTGGTTTAAGCAGTACGGCGTTTCTTAA
- a CDS encoding ZIP family metal transporter, producing the protein MIVLVTAGAGLASVLAAASLSLTLLAKIVNNMVSLSVGILLATAFLHSLPEAFEIPGAQAHYLFATLLGGLLGFFLLEKIALLRHSHHHEGDGHDHHHGHDKEEAGSSGWMILVGDSIHNFVDGVLIAAAFMVDVQIGIFTALAIIAHEIPQEIGDFIVLLNAGFSRARALLYNGISGLMAVVGGVLAYYFLERATQVMPYLLVIASSSFIYIAVSDLIPQMHRRPHWQESLRQVVLIAIGVGIVVLLTDHNH; encoded by the coding sequence ATGATTGTTTTGGTCACCGCAGGCGCAGGGCTTGCGAGTGTGCTCGCTGCCGCAAGCCTTTCCTTAACCTTGCTTGCCAAAATCGTCAACAATATGGTGAGCCTCTCGGTAGGTATTTTGTTGGCCACCGCCTTTTTACATTCTCTGCCCGAGGCCTTTGAGATCCCAGGTGCGCAAGCCCACTACCTATTTGCCACCCTCTTGGGTGGATTGCTTGGATTTTTTCTCTTGGAGAAAATCGCACTCCTTCGTCATAGCCATCACCACGAAGGCGATGGGCATGACCATCACCACGGCCACGATAAAGAGGAGGCGGGTAGTAGTGGTTGGATGATTTTGGTGGGTGACAGCATTCATAATTTTGTGGATGGTGTTTTGATTGCTGCCGCCTTTATGGTCGATGTGCAAATCGGTATCTTTACTGCCTTAGCCATCATTGCGCATGAGATCCCCCAAGAGATTGGAGACTTCATCGTACTTCTCAATGCGGGCTTCTCTCGGGCACGCGCATTGCTATACAACGGAATTAGTGGTTTGATGGCAGTGGTCGGGGGCGTATTAGCGTATTACTTTTTAGAGCGCGCTACTCAAGTGATGCCCTATCTGCTGGTGATTGCATCGAGCAGTTTTATTTACATTGCAGTGAGTGATTTAATTCCGCAGATGCATCGGCGACCCCATTGGCAGGAGTCGCTACGCCAAGTCGTATTGATCGCAATCGGGGTTGGAATTGTGGTTTTGCTAACCGACCACAACCACTAA
- a CDS encoding sulfurtransferase: MDLHPGGYMNPIITANQLEELINEGSDVLICDCRYDLTNANAGYAMYKNAHITGAIYVNVEHDLSGPKTGTNGRHPLPTPEAWAKTRQRLGIANHTHVVAYDSHGGTFASRLWWMLRSIGHASVQVLDGGLDAWNGSIGNVGREPTPLTSMPEVYPFQGVITTNEMEQNVKSDAPKMVIDARTPDRFRGENETLDPVGGHIPGATNRCFKENLVSGKFKSPEQLYKEFVLLIGQQKPGTIIHSCGSGVSACHNLLAMEAAGLSGSRLHVGSWSEWCSDPSRPIER; this comes from the coding sequence ATGGATCTTCACCCAGGAGGCTATATGAATCCCATCATTACTGCAAATCAACTGGAAGAACTGATCAATGAAGGCAGCGATGTCTTAATTTGCGATTGTCGCTACGACCTCACGAATGCCAACGCCGGCTATGCAATGTACAAAAATGCCCACATCACTGGCGCCATCTATGTGAATGTTGAGCATGATTTATCGGGCCCTAAAACTGGAACGAATGGTCGCCACCCACTACCCACCCCCGAGGCTTGGGCAAAAACCCGTCAACGCCTAGGGATTGCTAATCACACCCATGTGGTTGCCTACGACAGCCATGGCGGTACCTTTGCGAGTCGTTTATGGTGGATGCTACGCTCCATTGGTCACGCTTCGGTGCAAGTACTTGATGGCGGACTAGACGCTTGGAATGGCAGCATTGGCAATGTGGGTCGTGAACCAACACCATTGACCTCGATGCCAGAGGTCTATCCCTTCCAGGGAGTTATCACAACCAATGAGATGGAACAAAACGTCAAATCCGACGCTCCTAAAATGGTGATTGATGCGCGCACGCCAGATCGCTTTCGCGGTGAGAATGAGACTTTAGACCCGGTCGGTGGTCATATTCCCGGAGCAACCAATCGCTGCTTTAAGGAGAATTTGGTCTCGGGTAAATTTAAATCGCCCGAGCAACTCTATAAAGAATTTGTTCTCCTCATTGGTCAACAAAAACCTGGAACTATTATTCATTCGTGTGGATCTGGGGTTAGTGCTTGCCATAATCTGTTGGCGATGGAAGCAGCAGGCCTCAGTGGCTCACGCTTACATGTGGGTAGTTGGAGCGAGTGGTGCTCAGATCCAAGCCGTCCGATTGAGCGATAA
- a CDS encoding aromatic ring-hydroxylating oxygenase subunit alpha, with translation MTNLATAQFLAPSNLQLPVSAYFDVDLFQQELQLLFKQGPGYVGHELMVPETGSYRTLLAENEGRILVRNHEGPNGIELLSNVCRHRQALMLNGSGKVDNIVCPLHRWTYDLEGQLLGAPHFGDKPCLNLGKSPLQNWQGLLFEGPRDVQADLGKLSVGCDLDFSGYMLDHVEVHECNYNWKTFIEVYLEDYHVVPFHPGLGKFVSCDDLRWEFGDWHSVQTVGIHKELSKPGTPTYRAWHDAVLRHHQGQMPKHGAIWLTYYPNVMVEWYPGVLCISTLHPIAPNKTRNIVEFYYPEEITLFEREFIEAERAAYMETCIEDDEIAERMDAGRAALLARGQNEVGPYQSPMEDGMQHFHEWYRREMNY, from the coding sequence ATGACTAATCTGGCTACCGCGCAATTCCTTGCGCCGTCCAATTTACAACTGCCGGTTTCGGCATATTTTGACGTTGATTTATTTCAACAGGAATTGCAATTGCTGTTTAAGCAAGGGCCCGGCTACGTCGGTCATGAACTCATGGTTCCCGAAACAGGTTCGTATCGAACCCTGCTAGCGGAAAATGAGGGGCGTATTCTGGTTCGCAATCACGAAGGTCCAAACGGTATTGAGCTCTTATCCAATGTCTGTCGCCACCGACAAGCACTGATGCTCAATGGTAGCGGAAAGGTCGACAACATCGTTTGTCCACTGCATCGCTGGACCTACGATCTCGAAGGTCAGTTGCTAGGTGCTCCACATTTTGGGGACAAGCCTTGTTTGAATCTTGGTAAGTCACCTTTACAAAATTGGCAGGGCCTACTATTTGAAGGTCCTAGGGATGTTCAAGCCGATCTCGGAAAGCTGTCCGTGGGTTGCGATTTGGATTTCTCGGGTTATATGCTCGACCATGTTGAGGTGCACGAGTGCAACTACAACTGGAAGACCTTTATTGAGGTATATCTCGAGGACTATCATGTAGTCCCTTTTCATCCAGGGCTTGGTAAGTTTGTGTCGTGTGATGATTTGCGCTGGGAATTTGGTGACTGGCACAGTGTGCAGACCGTCGGGATTCACAAGGAACTGAGTAAGCCTGGTACACCAACCTATCGCGCCTGGCACGACGCGGTTTTACGTCATCACCAAGGGCAAATGCCAAAGCATGGCGCCATCTGGCTCACTTACTACCCCAATGTGATGGTGGAGTGGTATCCAGGTGTACTCTGTATTTCAACGCTGCATCCGATTGCCCCAAACAAGACTCGCAATATTGTGGAGTTCTATTACCCTGAGGAAATTACTCTTTTCGAGCGCGAGTTTATTGAGGCGGAACGTGCTGCGTATATGGAAACCTGCATTGAGGATGATGAAATTGCCGAGCGCATGGATGCAGGTCGCGCGGCCTTGCTTGCTCGTGGCCAAAACGAAGTGGGCCCTTATCAAAGCCCCATGGAAGATGGCATGCAACACTTCCACGAATGGTATCGTCGTGAAATGAATTACTAA
- the xseB gene encoding exodeoxyribonuclease VII small subunit — MASKKMNPAPIEGNIDPQMRYEAALKELESLVAAMESGKLSLEETLAAYQRGAALLKHCQGVLAQVEQQVKVIES, encoded by the coding sequence ATGGCAAGTAAAAAAATGAACCCAGCCCCAATCGAGGGAAATATTGACCCCCAAATGCGCTATGAGGCAGCCCTCAAAGAGCTTGAGTCCTTGGTGGCTGCTATGGAATCTGGCAAGCTATCCCTTGAAGAAACCTTGGCCGCCTATCAACGAGGTGCCGCACTCTTAAAACACTGTCAGGGCGTGTTGGCACAGGTTGAGCAACAAGTTAAAGTGATCGAGAGTTAA